A region from the Benincasa hispida cultivar B227 chromosome 10, ASM972705v1, whole genome shotgun sequence genome encodes:
- the LOC120087896 gene encoding uncharacterized protein LOC120087896, with product MSLVNPSAGRAFIWIVTCFLFFSIISGGGCLLMYMILPETETTAWLPVAGLSLVCLPWFFWLLTFFYRVISRACGFRVSIGIGVDVGADNANANNNNNNNNASAESPRHDGGDRVDEEDDDNGDQRRSNSSSNNSIASRESEMPLAITMGS from the coding sequence ATGTCTTTGGTGAATCCCTCTGCTGGACGTGCATTCATATGGATCGtcacttgctttctcttcttctccatTATCAGCGGCGGCGGCTGTCTTTTGATGTACATGATCCTCCCTGAGACCGAAACCACTGCCTGGCTACCCGTCGCCGGTTTGTCCTTGGTCTGTCTCCCTTGGTTCTTTTGGCTCTTAACTTTCTTCTACAGAGTCATCTCTCGTGCATGTGGTTTTAGAGTCTCCATTGGTATTGGCGTAGATGTCGGGGCCGATAACGCAAATgccaataataacaataataacaataatgcATCTGCTGAATCCCCTCGACACGATGGGGGAGATCGAGTTGATGAGGAGGACGACGACAATGGTGATCAAAGGCGAAGCAATTCGTCATCCAACAACTCGATAGCGTCTCGTGAGAGTGAAATGCCATTAGCCATAACAATGGGGTCGTAA